CTGCTCGGACGCGGCGTCGCCGTGCAGCACGCAGTTTTCGCCGCCTTCTTCGTAGTTGAGGACGAACTGGACGGCGATGCGCGCGCCGCCTGGCCAGCGTGCGTGCGGCGGACGGGCGCCATAGCCGATCAGATCGCGGGGATAACGTGTCTGGAGCATGTTGCGGGAGAAGGTAAGCGGTTCAGGGAAAGTTCAGTTCAGTTCAGTTCAGGGCATAGGGCGCCAGCATGCCGGCATACGCCTTGGGCAGCGGCCGCGCCCAGTCGCCGCGCTTGCTGGTGCCCAGTCGCACCGAGACCATCGCCTCGGCCAGCTTGACCGCGCACGACACGCCGTCGATCACCGGCGCGCCGATGGCATCCGCGATCTCGTCGCACAGGTCGGTCATGCCGGCGCAGCCGAGCACGATGCATTCACTGCGGTCTTCGACCAGCGCGCGGCGGCAGGCCTCGGTGATGATGCGGCGCGCGTCCGAGCCGGGGCGCTCCAGTTCCAGCACCGGCAGGTCGCAGGCGCGCACGTTGTTGCAGAAGCGCTTCATGCCGTAGCGCTCGGCCAGGTGCCAGGCGATATTGCAAGTGCGCGCCAGCGTGGTGACCACGCTGAAGCTGCTGCCGACCACGCTGGCCATGTGCATCGCGGCCTCGGCGATGCCGATCACCGGTCCGCGCGCCACTTCGCGCGCGGCGTACAGGCCGGGGTCGCCGAAGCAGGCGATGACGTAGCCGTCCACGCCTTCCTGCTCGCCGGCCAGGATCTCGTCGAGGATGCCGGGCACCGACAGGGCCTCGTCATAGTGGCTTTCGATCGAAGCCGGGCCCATGCGCGGGCTGACCGCGCTGATGCGCGTGCCGGGCGCCGCCACGGCGGCGGCGCACTGCCCGATCTTGTCGGTCATGCTCTGGGTGGTATTGGGATTGATGATCTTCAGCTTCATGGGTGCGGCTCTGGGATGGATGCTGTCGAAGAGGGGTATCGCTCAAACCTGGCCGGAGGCCGGTGCGGTGGGCGCGGCAAGGTGGCCCGGCATCATGCGCGGCGCCAGCTGCCGGTACAGCACCAGCGCGATGCCCATGCCGATGAACCAGCTGTAGTTGGCCGCCGCCTGCCAGGCCGGCACCACCACGCACAGGATCGGGATGATGGCCGCGGGAATCATGGTGGCCACCGCCGCCGGGTTGAAGCCATTGCGGTACCAGTAGCGGCCGCGCGGGTTCAGCGTGTACAGGTCGTCGACCTCCACGTGCTGGCGCCGCACCAGGTAGTAGTCGGCGATCAGGATGCCGAACAGCGGGCCGATGAAGGCACCCAGCACGTCGAGCGTGTAGTGGATCACCGCCGGGTTGTTGTACAGGTTCCAGGGCGTGATGAAGATCGACGCCACCGCGGCGATCATGCCGCCGGTACGCCAGCTGATGTGCTTGGGCGACACGTTGGAGAAGTCGAACGCCGGCGACACGAAGTTGGCGACGATATTGATGCCGATGGTCGCGGTCATGAAGGTGAAGGCGCCCAGCAGCATGGCGAAGGTGCTGTCGATATGGCTGACGGTTTCCACCGGGTCGGTGATCAGCTTGCCGAACACCGGCAGCGTGGCCGAGGTGGTGATCACGGTCAGCAGCGAGAAGCCCAGGAAGTTGACCGGCAGGCCCCAGAAGTTGCCGCGCTTGACCGCCTTGAAATCCTTGGCATAGCGCGAGAAGTCGCCGAAATTCAGCATCGGGCCGGAGAAGTACGACACCACCAGCGCGATCGCGCTCAGCATCACCGGCACCGCTTCCCAGCCGGTGTACTTGACGAAGCTCAGCGTGAAGTTGACGTTCTCCCAGCCGGCCTTGTTCACCAGCCAGATCGCCAGCGCGATCATCACCACGTACACCGCCGGGCCGGCCCAGTCGATGAACTTGCGGATGGTCTCCATGCCGGTCCAGAACACCAGCGCCTGCAGCACCCACAGCACCATGAACGACGCCCAGCCCAGCGTGGACAGCCCGGCGAAGCCATGCAGCTTGAGGTCAGCGTACGGCGCCAGCGACGGGAAGAAGTGCAGCGCCAGCACCAGGAAGGCGCTCGACGCCAGGTAGGTCTGGATGCCGTACCACGCCACCGCGATCAGTCCGCGGATGATGGCCGGGATATTGGCGCCGAGCACGCCGAAAGAGGCCCGGCAGATCACCGGATAGGGCGTGCCGGTCACCTGGCTGGGCTTGGCCACCAGGTTGCAGAAGTACTGCACGATCACGATCCCCACCAGCAGCGACACCAGCACCTGCCAGCTGGTCAGCCCAAGCGCGAACAGGCTGCCGGCGGTGATATAGCCGCCCACGCTGTGCACGTCGGACATCCAGAACGCAAAGATGTTGTAGGTGCCCCAGGTCTGCTTGCGCAACGGCGCCAGGTCCTCGTTGGTCAGGCGTTCGTCGTAGCTGGGCTTGATCAGGGCATTGCCATGTGCGGCATGCCCGCCCTGCGCCTGCGCTGCGTCGGCGGGTGTTGCGGTGGTTTGCATCATCTGAGTCTCCTGGCAGATGTGTGTCTTGACGATAGGCGACCCGCGGCCTTT
The sequence above is a segment of the Cupriavidus sp. MP-37 genome. Coding sequences within it:
- a CDS encoding aspartate/glutamate racemase family protein, yielding MKLKIINPNTTQSMTDKIGQCAAAVAAPGTRISAVSPRMGPASIESHYDEALSVPGILDEILAGEQEGVDGYVIACFGDPGLYAAREVARGPVIGIAEAAMHMASVVGSSFSVVTTLARTCNIAWHLAERYGMKRFCNNVRACDLPVLELERPGSDARRIITEACRRALVEDRSECIVLGCAGMTDLCDEIADAIGAPVIDGVSCAVKLAEAMVSVRLGTSKRGDWARPLPKAYAGMLAPYALN
- a CDS encoding NCS1 family nucleobase:cation symporter-1; the encoded protein is MMQTTATPADAAQAQGGHAAHGNALIKPSYDERLTNEDLAPLRKQTWGTYNIFAFWMSDVHSVGGYITAGSLFALGLTSWQVLVSLLVGIVIVQYFCNLVAKPSQVTGTPYPVICRASFGVLGANIPAIIRGLIAVAWYGIQTYLASSAFLVLALHFFPSLAPYADLKLHGFAGLSTLGWASFMVLWVLQALVFWTGMETIRKFIDWAGPAVYVVMIALAIWLVNKAGWENVNFTLSFVKYTGWEAVPVMLSAIALVVSYFSGPMLNFGDFSRYAKDFKAVKRGNFWGLPVNFLGFSLLTVITTSATLPVFGKLITDPVETVSHIDSTFAMLLGAFTFMTATIGINIVANFVSPAFDFSNVSPKHISWRTGGMIAAVASIFITPWNLYNNPAVIHYTLDVLGAFIGPLFGILIADYYLVRRQHVEVDDLYTLNPRGRYWYRNGFNPAAVATMIPAAIIPILCVVVPAWQAAANYSWFIGMGIALVLYRQLAPRMMPGHLAAPTAPASGQV